Proteins co-encoded in one Arachis stenosperma cultivar V10309 chromosome 7, arast.V10309.gnm1.PFL2, whole genome shotgun sequence genomic window:
- the LOC130939960 gene encoding photosystem I reaction center subunit II-2, chloroplastic-like produces the protein MTRHEYVKFGIVLGLGTSSTTAFVIAKLGHILSTGQLSNIIEATIRSVLHHREAPAQVRNHKSSAAEEKLEVTAPVAEKEEAPVGFTPLELDPNMPSPIFGGSTGGLLRKAQVEEFYAITWNFSKEQIFEMPTGSAAIMRQGPNLLKLARKE, from the exons ATGACAAGGCACGAGTACGTCAAGTTCGGCATAGTCCTCGGTCTCGGCACCAGCTCTACCACCGCCTTCGTCATTGCCAAGCTCGGTCATATCCTATCTACCGGTCAACTTTCCAACATCATCG AAGCAACCATCCGCAGTGTCCTTCACCACCGTGAAGCCCCGGCTCAGGTTCGCAACCATAAGAGTTCGGCTGCAGAGGAGAAATTAGAGGTTACAGCACCTGTGGCTGAGAAGGAGGAGGCACCAGTGGGGTTCACCCCACTTGAGCTGGATCCAAACATGCCATCCCCAATATTCGGAGGAAGCACTGGAGGACTATTGAGGAAGGCCCAAGTGGAAGAGTTCTATGCGATAACATGGAATTTCTCGAAAGAACAGATCTTTGAGATGCCCACAGGTAGCGCCGCCATAATGAGGCAGGGTCCGAACCTGCTGAAGCTTGCAAGAAAAGAGTAG